A stretch of Desulfobaccales bacterium DNA encodes these proteins:
- the argS gene encoding arginine--tRNA ligase: MQVKDILRRLLTQAAERAKAAGALDFPELPPFELETPKLPEHGDVAANLALVLASKAKRPPRQIAQALLEHLQAPEGFLARVEIAGPGFINFFIRDSWWFQVIEEINRRGEAYGAADLGSGRRVQVEFVSANPTGPLHIGHGRGAALGDVLANLLAAVGYQVEREYYINDVGNQIQTLGRSLYVRLRQLMGDELEFPEDGYRGEYMFDLARQYREAGHPLPGPEPEEEDLLALGRWAADAILAGIRQDLDDFGVHFDTWFSETSLYEQGWVERAFAALREAGYLYEQDGALWFAASRFGDDKDRVVRRRTGATTYFASDIAYHLHKAARGYDLMVDLWGADHHGYVPRLKAAAEALGFSERLRILLVQLVSLLRHGEPVAMTTRGGTFVTLREVLDEVGKDAARFLFLTRRADAHLDFDLEVAKQQNAENPVYYVQYAHARLASVFRQPEAPGLMGAEPDPTLWPLLTEPEELELAKRLAAFPETVEAAARLLEPHRLTYYLTELAGQLHSYYYKHRFISEDRELSRARLWLVAAVKTVLARGLGLLGVTAPESM; this comes from the coding sequence ATGCAGGTGAAAGACATCTTGCGCCGTCTGCTCACCCAGGCGGCGGAGCGGGCCAAGGCCGCGGGGGCCCTGGACTTTCCGGAGCTGCCGCCCTTTGAACTGGAGACCCCCAAGCTCCCCGAACACGGCGATGTGGCCGCCAACCTGGCCCTGGTGCTGGCCTCCAAGGCCAAAAGGCCTCCCCGGCAGATCGCCCAGGCGTTGCTGGAACACCTCCAGGCGCCGGAGGGCTTTCTGGCCCGGGTGGAGATCGCCGGCCCGGGGTTCATCAATTTCTTCATCCGGGACTCCTGGTGGTTCCAGGTGATTGAGGAGATTAACCGCCGGGGGGAGGCGTATGGCGCTGCGGACCTCGGCAGCGGCCGCCGGGTGCAGGTGGAGTTTGTCAGCGCCAACCCCACCGGGCCCTTGCACATCGGCCACGGCCGGGGCGCCGCCCTGGGGGATGTGTTGGCCAACTTGCTCGCCGCTGTGGGCTATCAGGTGGAGCGGGAATACTATATCAATGATGTGGGCAATCAGATCCAGACCCTGGGACGCTCCCTGTATGTGCGCCTCCGGCAGCTTATGGGCGACGAGCTGGAGTTCCCCGAGGACGGCTACCGGGGGGAGTATATGTTCGACCTGGCCCGGCAATACCGGGAGGCCGGCCATCCCCTCCCCGGCCCGGAACCCGAGGAGGAGGACCTCCTGGCCCTGGGGCGCTGGGCCGCGGACGCCATCCTCGCCGGCATCCGCCAGGACCTGGACGACTTCGGGGTGCATTTTGACACCTGGTTCAGCGAGACCTCCCTCTATGAGCAGGGTTGGGTGGAGCGGGCCTTTGCCGCGCTCCGGGAAGCGGGCTATCTCTATGAGCAGGACGGCGCCCTGTGGTTTGCCGCCAGCCGCTTCGGCGACGACAAGGACCGGGTGGTGCGCCGCCGCACCGGAGCCACCACCTACTTCGCCTCGGACATCGCCTATCACCTGCACAAGGCGGCCCGGGGTTATGATCTCATGGTGGACCTGTGGGGCGCCGACCACCACGGCTATGTGCCCCGCCTTAAGGCCGCGGCGGAGGCTTTGGGCTTCTCTGAGCGCCTGCGCATCCTCCTGGTGCAGCTGGTGAGTCTCCTGCGGCACGGCGAGCCCGTGGCCATGACCACCCGGGGAGGCACCTTTGTCACCCTGCGGGAGGTGCTGGACGAAGTGGGCAAGGACGCGGCCCGGTTTCTCTTCCTCACCCGGCGGGCCGACGCCCACCTGGACTTTGACCTGGAGGTGGCCAAGCAGCAGAACGCCGAAAACCCGGTGTATTATGTGCAGTATGCCCATGCCCGGCTGGCCAGCGTCTTCCGGCAGCCCGAGGCGCCGGGGCTCATGGGGGCGGAGCCCGACCCGACCCTGTGGCCGCTCCTCACGGAGCCCGAGGAGCTGGAGCTGGCCAAGAGGCTGGCCGCCTTCCCGGAGACGGTGGAAGCCGCGGCCCGCCTGCTGGAGCCCCACCGCCTCACTTATTACTTGACGGAGCTGGCCGGACAGTTGCATAGTTACTACTATAAGCACCGCTTTATTTCCGAGGACCGGGAGCTCTCCCGGGCCCGCCTGTGGCTGGTGGCGGCGGTCAAAACCGTGCTGGCCCGGGGGCTGGGCCTCTTGGGGGTGACGGCGCCGGAAAGCATGTAG
- a CDS encoding sigma 54-interacting transcriptional regulator: MLRQACMNSPLTLPQLDDYWATVLNTMTDGLMIVDPHGIILAVNRAMETLTGYPAAELVGQSCAILDCDACKGMRPETPARQCNLFRLGQVSRIRCTLRRKDGTPLIFLKNAAVLKDAGGRVLGGVETLTDLTEILSRDEVICRLRRELAREDSFHGLVGRSPLMLQLFQLLKSAAASDAPVLLTGESGTGKELAAAALHRLSPRAKGPFIRVNSAALTESLLESELFGHVKGAFTGADRTRVGRFEAAHGGSIFLDEIGDLPPATQAKLLRVLQEKTIERVGDHQPIPVDVRIITATNQDLARLMALGRFREDLYYRIGVIPIHLPPLRERREDIPLLAETFIQRAALKSGKDITGISKAALEKLLAYEWPGNVRELMNVIDYAFVLCPEGGIEPEHLPAHLGSGPGAISPPWRPAVLRNREERRELLLQALIRAGGKKAEAARLLGVSRVTLWKWLKEHDLAGGVRGRS, from the coding sequence ATGTTGAGGCAGGCGTGCATGAACTCCCCCCTCACCCTCCCCCAGCTGGACGATTACTGGGCCACCGTGCTCAACACCATGACGGACGGCCTGATGATTGTGGACCCTCACGGGATCATCCTGGCGGTGAACCGGGCCATGGAGACCCTGACGGGCTATCCGGCGGCGGAGCTGGTGGGACAATCCTGTGCCATCCTGGATTGTGACGCCTGCAAGGGCATGAGACCTGAGACGCCCGCGCGGCAATGCAACCTCTTCCGCCTGGGGCAGGTGAGCCGCATCCGCTGCACCCTGCGCCGCAAGGACGGCACCCCGCTTATCTTCCTCAAAAACGCGGCGGTGCTGAAAGATGCCGGCGGCCGGGTCCTGGGCGGCGTGGAGACCCTCACCGACCTCACGGAGATCCTCAGCCGGGATGAGGTCATCTGCCGGCTGCGCCGGGAGCTGGCCCGGGAGGACTCCTTCCACGGGCTGGTGGGCCGCTCGCCTTTGATGCTGCAGCTTTTCCAGCTCCTTAAAAGCGCCGCCGCCTCGGATGCCCCGGTGCTCCTCACCGGAGAGTCCGGCACCGGCAAGGAGCTGGCCGCCGCCGCCCTGCACCGCCTGAGCCCCCGGGCCAAAGGGCCTTTCATCCGGGTGAACAGCGCCGCCCTTACCGAATCCCTGCTGGAGAGCGAGCTCTTCGGGCACGTCAAGGGGGCCTTCACCGGCGCCGACCGCACCCGGGTGGGGCGCTTCGAGGCGGCCCACGGCGGCTCCATCTTCCTGGACGAGATCGGGGACCTGCCCCCCGCCACCCAGGCCAAACTGCTGCGAGTGCTGCAGGAAAAGACCATCGAGCGGGTGGGGGACCACCAGCCCATCCCGGTGGATGTGCGCATCATCACCGCCACCAACCAGGATCTGGCCCGGCTCATGGCCCTGGGACGCTTCCGGGAGGATCTCTACTACCGCATCGGCGTCATCCCCATCCACCTCCCGCCCCTCCGGGAACGCCGGGAGGACATCCCCCTTTTGGCCGAGACCTTCATCCAGCGGGCCGCCCTGAAGAGCGGCAAGGACATCACCGGCATCAGCAAGGCCGCCCTGGAGAAGCTTTTGGCCTACGAGTGGCCGGGAAACGTGCGGGAGCTGATGAACGTCATCGACTACGCCTTTGTGCTTTGCCCGGAAGGGGGCATTGAGCCGGAGCATCTCCCGGCCCACCTGGGAAGCGGCCCCGGGGCCATCTCCCCGCCCTGGCGCCCGGCGGTCCTCCGCAACCGGGAAGAACGGCGGGAACTCCTCCTCCAGGCCCTCATCCGGGCCGGCGGCAAAAAGGCGGAGGCCGCCCGCCTGTTGGGGGTCAGCCGGGTGACTTTATGGAAATGGCTGAAGGAACACGATCTGGCGGGCGGGGTCAGGGGACGGAGCTGA